The segment TGAGCAGTTGACAGTCGACTGGCTGCAAGGCGTGGTACTGATCTCGTTGTTCAAGGAGCCCGATGCCGGGCATCTGAACGCCTTGAAGCAGCTGTTGATGACGCTCGTGCAGTCCCCTTCATGGCGAGCCAGCGGGGCCCACACGCTGGTGCTGCAACATCGCTATACGCTGCAGAGCGACACTGAATGGCTGGTGGGTGAGGCGGTTGATGAGTGGACGCTGACCGAAGGCGGGTTGCGCTATCGAGTGGACCTGGGCCGCAAGCAGAACAACGGCCTGTTTCTGGACATGCGTTACGGTCGGGACTGGGTGCGGGCCAACGCCGAGGGCAAACGGGTCTTGAATCTGTTTGCCTATACCTGCGGCTTTTCAGTGGCCGCGATCGAAGGCGGTGCGCAGCATGTGGTCAACCTCGACATGTCCCGTGCGGCGCTGAGCCGTGGGCGCGACAACCATCGGTTGAACGGGCATGACATGAGCAAGGTGACGTTCCTGGGGCATGACCTGTTCAAGTCCTGGGGCAAGGTGAAAAGCACCGGCCCTTATGATCTGGTGATCATCGACCCGCCGTCGTTTCAGAAGGGCAGCTTTCTGCTGACCAAGGATTACCAGCGGGTAGTGCGCCGGTTGCCTGAGTTGCTGAGCGAAAACGGCACGGTACTGGCCTGCATGAACGACCCGGCACTGGGTTCGGACTTCCTGATCGATGGCGTTACCCTTGATGCGCCGAGCCTGCGTTTTGTCCAGCGCCTGGATAACCCGCCGGAGTTTCCTGATGCCGACGCAGAATGCGGTTTGAAAGCGCTGGTGTTCAAACAGGGCGTTTGACGGGCAAAAAAAGGCCCGCTGGGGGAGTTGCGGGCCAAGGGGTTCATTGAATGAGCAATGAGCGCAGCGAATATACCGCCCGCTGCGCTCAAAGACTGTGAAACAAAATTCATCTTTCTTGTGGGAGCGGGCTTGTTCGCGATGGCATCGACCAGGTGCCCTGGCCGAACCGCGTCGCCTGTATCGCGAGCAGGCCGCTCCTACAAAATTTGCCGGTTACTTGGTGCGCGACGACTCGAACAGGAACCACACGCGGCGCTCGGCTTCATCGATCCAGTTTTCCAGCAGGCTGGTGGTGGCCACGTCTCCGAGTTCGGAGCACATGTCGTGGGTTTCACGCATGTACGCGGCCAGCTGGATGTTGTCTTCGCGCAGCTCTGCCAGCATGTCTTCCGGGGTTACGAAGTCGGCATCGTTATCCAGCAGGCGCTGGAGCTTTTTGATATGGCCAATCGAGCGAATGGTCGTGCGCCCCAGCTTGCGTACGCGTTCGGCAATGGCGTCGGTGGTCGCATAGATCTGATCGGCCTGTTCGTCCAGCAGCAGATGAAAGTCACGGAAATGCGGGCCGGACATGTGCCAGTGGAAGTTCTTGGTTTTCATGTAAATGGCGAATGTATCAGCCAGCAGCGCATTCACTTCGGCCGCAATGTTGATACAGGCTTTTTCGCTTAGTGCCGAAGGTGTCCGCAGATCGGCCTTTCTGCTTTCCTTCGCGGATTTCAGGTCTGTCATGGTGGTTCCTCGTGGCAGCGGTTGATCGGAATAACGTCACTTGAGTGCGGCTGACTAAAGACCAGGATCAGCCTCTCGTCAAACGCGTCGGGGCGTCTCAAACAGCCCGCGTAAAGTTTTGAGGGCCTCTGAGCAAGATCGTTCAAGACTTTCTTCTGTCAGGTTGCGACCCTTTGCCGCTGCTTACTGCCGGAATGTTTGTAATGTCTGATTCCCTTGCTCGATCCGCGTTTGTGCGCGGCACAATGGCCTGTCTTCCGCTCACGCTGGCGTGTGCCCCTTGGGGGTTGCTGGCGGGATCCACTGCGATTGATGCCCAATTGACCCCGGCGCAAAGCCAGGGGCTCTCGCTTTTTGTGTTTGCCGGTGCGGCGCAATTGGTGGCGATCGGCATGATCAAAGGAGGGGCCAGTGCGATTTCGATCCTGGTGACCACCTTGCTGCTGACGTCACAACATTTGCTCTATGCCATGCATTTGCGACCGGTGGTGGCGCCACTCGAACCGAGATGGCGTCTGGGGCTGGGCTTTCTGCTGACCGATGAGTTCTTTGCCCTGGTCAGCCCGTTTGACCAGAAGACGTTCAATCGCTGGTACGCGCTGGGCGTGGGGCTGTGCATGTACGTGGGCTGGAATATTTTCACCCTTCTGGGCGTGGTGCTGGGCAAGAGCATCCCGGGGCTGGACCAACTCGGGCTTGAGTTCTCGATTGCCGCAACCTTCATAGCGTTGATTACGCCCATCGTGCGCAATGTTCCAACCATTGTGTGCGTGGCGGTCTCATTGTTGAGCGTGGTGCTGTTCAGTTACTGGCAGTGGGAGTCGGCCATTGTGCTGGCAGGGCTGGCGGGTATGGTCGCGGGTTATCTGTGCAAGCGGCTGGGAGGGTACTGGGCATGATTTGGATCATTATTGCCGGGATGACGCTGATTCTGTTTTTCAACCGCTACCTGTTTTTGGAGCCGCGGCTGCCGATTCGCTTGAATCGTGGGGTGAGGGAGTTTTTGGGATTCGCGGTACCGGGGATGCTCACGGCGATTTGCGGGCCGATCATCTTCGTCAAGAATCATGAGGTCGACCTGAGCCTGGGCAACCCGTACCTGCTGGCCGGGCTGTGCGCCATAGGGCTTATGCTCTGGAGTCGCAACGTACTGCTCAGTGTCGCGTTGAGTGTGGGGTTGTTCTATCTGTTTCGCTGGTGGCTTTGATTTGCGCTGCGGCGCGGGAAGTAAAGGGGCCGCTCAGGGCAACGCCGTCACTGACCACGTACCAGCACGCCAGCAGGCCGTCCGCACGAAGCGGAGCGGGGACTGCACTGCCGATGACCGACATGACATGAATCTTGGGCATAAACACCTCCTTCAAACAATGTCGCTACCTTACGGGCTGGGCCGCTGCGCAAAAAATCATTGCGCGTGATAGTCGTCATTGATGTCGATGAGGTGTCAGTCAACCACCTGGTCGAGCATGTGCATGACTTCCTGATCGCTCAGCAATCCCTCGCGTACGAGGTGCTGGGCCAGCAGTGACACCAGCTTGGCGGTGCGATGGCCCTCGAGCTGCTTGAGCTCGGTCAGGGTGTTGTAAACCTTGCTTGAAGTGCAGAGCCCGACGATGTGGTGCGGGTTTTGTGTAGGCATAAAGGTCGTCCTTGTTTTTATGAGTGTGCCGATGATTGCGCCAGTGGCGCTCCATAATGCCGCAGTCCGGGCCACTAGGGTGTCTCATCCGCGACATTCACAGTGTCAATTGGGCCCTGCCGGCAGCTGCAAAAGCCTGCCGGTTTGCCTGCGCCGGTGTTACCAGCGCGGCGGGCCGTAATAGCCCCGTGGCGGGCCGTAGTACGCCGGGTGTGGCCGACCGTAGTAGCCCTGGTAATAAACGGGCTGAGGCGGCTGGACATACACCGGTTGTGGCTGGTAGTAGACCGGTGGGGCCTGAACGTAAACAGGTTGCGGCTGGACATAGACCGGTTGCTGAACGTAAACCGGGCGTGGCTCGGGGCCAGCAATGATTGAACCTACAACTGCGGCGCCGACTACCGCGCCAAAAATGGCAGGTCCGGGCCCCCAACCGCCATGAGCAGATGCCTGGCCTGCGACAGCCAGAGCGCCGATAAGCAAAGCGACTTTGGGGATGGTACGCATCATGACGATTCCTCGAATTTCAGCCCCGACTTTTGGCCTGCACCAGGCCACGGATAATCGCGGGGATAACGTTAAGACCGTGTTTTATTAAAAAACTGCGAAGCGCTTTGGTAAATTTTGTGTAAGGTCTGCGGGCGCTGAGACGTTTCAGCGCTTGCAGCTGCAATATGATCTAACAAAATTTCCGGTACGGCTTGTGCCGTCCATCTAAAAGCATTCAGCAAGGAGATGAGCATGCAAATGAATCCGAATAAAGACACCCAACTGTGCATATCGCTGTCGGGCCGACCGGGGAACTTCGGACTGCGTTTTCATAATCATCTATACGAACAGCTGGGCCTGAACTTTTACTACAAGGCTTTCAGCAGCAAAGACCTCAAGGGGGCAGTGACCGGTATTCGCGCCCTGGGGATTCGTGGTTGCGGTGTGTCCATGCCTTTCAAGGAAGCGTGCATTGAGCTGGTGGACGAGTTGGACGCATCGGCCCGTGCCATCGCGTCGATCAATACCATCGTCAACACTGACGGGCACCTCAAGGCCTACAACACGGATTACATCGCCATCGCGCAATTGCTCGACAGTCACAAGGTGCCCACGGACACCACTTTTGCATTGCGTGGCAGTGGCGGCATGGCCAAGGCCGTGGCTTCGGCGTTGCGCGACGGTGGCTATCGCAAGGGTGTGATCGTGGCGCGAAACGAAGCGACAGGAGGGGCGCTGGCGGCAAGTTGTGGCTACGAGTGGCAGCCGGAGTTGGCTGCGCACAGGCCCCGGATGCTGATCAATGTCACGCCGGTGGGCATGGCGGGCGGGGCTGAAGCCGACGACCTGGCCTTTGAGGCAGATGCCATCGATCAGGCCGATATCGTTTTTGATGTGGTGGCGATCCCGGTTGAAACGCCATTGATCGTGCGTGGTCGTGCCCAGGGCAAGCAGGTGATTACGGGCCTTGAGGTCATTGCAATTCAGGCATTGGAGCAGTTTGTGCTGTACACCGGTGTTCGACCGTCCGCCGAGCAGTTCCAGGCTGCGGTGGCGTTTGCCCGCAGCTGATTGCAGGGTCGGGCGAGTGACCTCGCCCGACACTCGCGTTACTCCAGCTCTGCCAGGCGAGCCTCTAGCGCTGCGATGCGCGCTTCAAGTGCTTCGAAGCGCTCCAGCGATACCATGGAGCCACTGCTGCGCTCTGCAGGTTGTTGACGGCTGGCCATGATTGTCTCGATGTCAGCCGGGTCGCCCAGTGCATGCATGTAGCGGTCTTCGCGCTGGCCGCTCTGGCGAGGCACCAGCAGCGCAAGATCACGGGCAATCAGGCGCTCCAGTTGATGCTGAACCTGTTCAGTGTCTTCGAAATCGTGCATGCGCGAGCTGCGGGTCAAGAGCTCGTTCAAGGTTTGCGGGCCCCGCAGAAACAGCAGGCCCAGCAGCACCACCTGGGCAGGCACCAGTTCCAGCGCCTTGTCGACCTTATGCTCCCAGCGGTCAGCACGGCTGCCCATCACCAGCCGGGTAAAGCCGCGACCTTCGAGTGCGCGCAAGCTTTGTCCGACTTGTCCTTGAGTGAGATTGAGCACGGGTTCACGGCTGGTTTTCTGGTTGCACGCCAGAACCAGCGCGTTGAGCGTCAGGGGGTAGGTTTCAGGGTTGGTGGCCTGTTTCTCGATCAGGGAGCCGAGAATCCGGATCTCGATGCTGTTGAGCAGAGGTCCGGAGTCAGATTCGATCTGTGTGTTTTCTGAAAGCTGACTAGCGGGAACTTCCATTTTCTTCTCCAAATTGAGTAACCGTTGCCAGCGGTCATTGTGGAGTCTTTTGCACAATAGGGCGACTGCCGCGTCAAATCTGCGGGAGCGGGCTTGCTCGTGACAGTCATAGTGCGGTGAGCCGGGCTCGTCGCGATGCAGGTATCGCGAGCAAGCCCGCTCCCGGGGCTGTCAGCGGTTGACCAGTTTGGCTGGCAATGCGATCACCAGCAGGCTGCTCAGGAGCAGGCAGCCTGCGAAGAACCACAGCGCCCCTGAGCCGCTGCCGGTTACGTCAATGGCGATACCCATCAGCGAGTTGCTCACCAGTCCGGCGATATTGGCCAGCGAGCACGCCAGGGCAAACCCCGTAGCCGCTGCCCGCCCTTTGAGAAAGGTTGCCGGCAAGCTGAAAAACACCGGCACGGCACCGATGATGGCGGCCGAGGCAATGGCGAACAGTAAAACGGTGGCAAAGACGTTATGGCTGTAGAAAGTTGTACCGGCCATGGCGGCCGCACCGATCAGGAAGGGCACGATGATGTGCCAGCGGCGTTCGCGATGACGGTCTGAACTGGCGCCAATCAACAGCATGCCAATCAGGGCGGCGGCGCTGGGCAGGGCGGTCAGTACACCAATATGGAAGTTGTCGGCCACGCCCGCATTGCGAATGAAGGTGGGCATCCAGAAAGCCATGGCGTAGGCGCTGAGCAGGATGGAAAAGTCGATACCGCCGAGCATCCAGACCTTGAGGTTGAAAAAACCGTCGCGAAAGCTGTGCTTGCTGTTTTTGCCTTCGACGTCGTCCTTGCGCAGCTCGTTTTCAAGCAGTGCTTTTTCTTCGTTGTTAAGCCATTTGGCGGTGTGATGGCTGTTGGGCAGGGCCCAGAACGTCAGAATGCCCAGCAAGACGCTGGGAATCGCCTCGATGATAAACAGCCACTGCCACCCCTTGAGCCCTGCCGTGTTGTCGAACGCGCCCATGATCCAGCCCGAAAGTGGTCCGCCGATCACGCTTGAAAGCGGCATGCCGATCATGAACAGGGCGATGATGCGTCCCCTGCGGTGGGTTGGAAACCAGGTGGTCAGGTAGTACAGCACGCCCGGCAGAAAGCCGGCCTCGGCCGCGCCCAGCAAGAAGCGCACAACATAGAACTGGGTGGGGGTGGTGACCAGCATGGTGCAGGCCGAGAGCAGGCCCCAAGTGATCATGATCCGGGCAATCCAGATCTTGGCACCGACTTTCTCCAGGGCCAGGTTGCTCGGCACCTCGAAAATGATATAGCCGACGAAAAACAGCCCGGCGCCAAGGCCGAACGCTGTTTCGCTGAACTGCAGGTCACCCAGCATTTGCAGCTTGGCGAAGCCAATATTGATCCGGTCCAGGTAGGACGCCAGATAACAGAAGCAGAGGAAGGGGATGAGTTTCCAGGTGATCTTGCGATAGAGCACCTGGACCGGGTCCGCGATAACGGTCGCGGTGGTAGTACCAGCATTTGCAGAGGGCATGTGTGTCTTCCTGGCGGTGACTTTATGGTTGTTGTGTAGCCGCGATCAGTGCTTTGGCAGGCTCGTGAAGCGGCTTCCAAAGGCAGTGTCAGAAGACTGGGCAGGCCTGGTGAGGGCCCTTGCTCAGTAATGGTGACCAGTGCTCTACGGCCTGGTTCTATGGCAGATATCCCTGTCTGCCAGTTGTTGCCTAAACAGTTTTGGTGAAGTGATTCATGGCCTCCTGCTTGCTGACGACGTCGCCATATTTACTGTCGATATCAAACAGGTTGGCCTCGTGGGGGGCGCTGTGGCGATCACCGACACATTCGCGCACCACGATGGTTCGAAAGCCGTGCTGCACTGCATCCACCGCCGTTGCCCGGATACACCCGCTGGTCGAACAACCTGCCAGAACCACAGTGTCGATGCCCTGGGCACGCAACAGTGATGCAAGGCTGGTGCCGAAAAACGAGCTGGCGTACTGCTTGCTGATGACGACTTCATCCGGGGTTGGCAGCACCTCTTCGCAGAAGGCGGCCAGCGGGTTGCCCTCCACCATGTCCTGCATGACCGGGGCCTTTTTTACCCAGATGCCGCCGTCAAGAAAGTGACCGGGGTGGTAGCGAATATTGGTATGCACCACCAGCACTGCATTTTTGCGCGCGCAGGTTAGCAGTTCGACGCTTTCGGCCACAGCGCTGACGACGCCGGGTGCGAACAGCGGCGCATCTTTTTGTGTGTAGCCTTGCATGAAGTCGATCATCAGCAGCGCAGGCTTTTTACCAAAGCCTATGCGATGGCCCCATACACCTTGATAGTTGGCGTCTGCGCTTTGCTGTTCATTGTGGTGCTCGGTCATGACCCGCTCCTATTTGTATGCGCCGGACAGCAGAGCCCCGGCACCCGGCACGATGGGCTCAAGGTTGAGGGCCTTGAGCATGGCGTAGGTGGTGGCAATGGCGGCGGTGAGCACCGGCTTGCCGGTTTGCGCTTCAACCTGGGCAACCACGGGCAGTGATTGCATCTGCACGCAGGCCGACAGCACGATCACGTCCACGCCTTCAAGGTTCATGCTGCTGACAATGGCGGGCAAGTTGGCCGGGTCGTGGCGGGCCACTTCCAGGTTGTCGGGGATTTCCAGGGCGCGCCAGTCCACCACCTCAAAGCCTTCTGCGCGGATGTAATCCACCACGAGTTCGGTCAGTGGTTTCATGTAAGGCGCGACGATAGCGATTTTTTTCGCACCCATTACCTTGAGGCCGTCGATCAAGGCGCCGGCGCTGGTAATGACCGGGGCGTTTCCGTCATTCTCGGCAGTAGCCAGGGTCAGGCGTTGCTCGGATTTTCGGTGGTAGCCCAGTCCCATGGCCATGATTGCCACCAGGCAGGCGTAACCCAGAACGTCGACCCTGGCGTCGGACAGTTCGATCGCGCAGCGGTCGGATTCGCCGTCCATGGCTGCCAGTTCTTCTTTGCGCACCTGTTTCATGCGCATGCGGCTGGAGTGAAAGGTAAAGCGTTCCGGGCGGATCAACTGGCGTGCGGTCAGCATCGCCGGGATCTCGGTTTCCATGGTGGTGTTGGAACTCGGCACAATCTGGCCGATACGGTAAGGCTTGATCACGGGATGTCTCCTTAAACGGTGCGCTGAGTGCGGGTCGGGGGGTGGTCATAAAACTCGCCAAAGGTGGCGAGGAAACCCTCAAGGTCGTCCCACGGGATCATGTGGCCAGCGTTCTCGACACGAGCAATGTTGATGGCAGGGTTGAGGTCGAGGATTTCTGCTTCGTCCTCATCCAGGATCACGCCACCTCGTCCGGCGACCATCAGCAGGGTGGGCACCGCCAGTTTCGGCAGGTCCTGATGGAAGTCGACGTCATGGAAGTCGTTAAAAGCGCGAACGATGGCGGGCTCATGACAGGTGTGCAGCCACTCGGCGCGCAGTTGCAGTTGCTCCAGGGTCCAGGTCGGGCAAAAGGCACGCATGGCCTGTGCATCCATCCCGGTCACGGCCTGGCGGATCGAGTCCACGTACCACGCCAGCTTGCTTGGGTATTCGCGTCGACCGGGGCCGGAGACAGGCGGGTCGATCAGTACCAGGCTTAGCAGCCCGGCCGGGTTGCGTGCCGCGCTGCGTACGGCAAAGCGCGCACCCATGGAGTGGCCGGCGAGGTGGTAGTGGGTAAAGCCCATTGCCCGGGCAAAGGCGGCGATGTCATCAGCGCAGGCGTCGGTGCCGTAGTCCAGGCCGGTGCCGCTGGAAGAAAGGCCGCGCCCCCGGGCATCGAGTACGTACGTGTCGAAATGTTCACCCAGCCGTTCGGCCACGAAGCCCCAGGTAATGGCCGGGCTGGTGATGCCGGGAATCAGCAAGAGAACCGGTTTTGTACCGTTGTCCTGCCCGCCGTAGCGCAGGTAATGCTGGCGTATGCCGTTGGCCTGGACATTGGCGCCGTGGATAAAGGTGCTCATGCCAGGGCTTCCGATTCAAGTGAGTGGCTGTAGATGTCGTAGCCATAAACCCAGGCCGGATCTTCCTGGGTACGCAGCCAGGTGTTGGCATTGGACACCGCCTGTACCCGTGAGGCGCGATCCTTGCGATTGGCTTCGTACAGTTCGAAAGCGGTGCGGTAATCGCTCAGACCGGTTTCTTGCAGGCAGCGGGTCAGCATGGCAGCGTCTTCAATTGCCATGCCGGCGCCTTGGGCCATGTGCGGTTTCATGGGGTGGCAGGCGTCGCCGAGCAATACCAGGCGGCCACGGCTCCAGAGAGGGAGCGGGTTGCGATTGAGCAGGGGCCATTTACTGACGCTTTCACTGGACTCGATCAGTGCCTGGACAGTCGGGTTGTAGTCGGCGAACGCTTCACGCATTTCTTCGCGGCTGCTGTCGACAAAACTGCCCTGAAAATCCCAGGCCGCATGCGGCACGCCTGTGACG is part of the Pseudomonas sp. ML2-2023-3 genome and harbors:
- a CDS encoding N-carbamoylsarcosine amidohydrolase; protein product: MTEHHNEQQSADANYQGVWGHRIGFGKKPALLMIDFMQGYTQKDAPLFAPGVVSAVAESVELLTCARKNAVLVVHTNIRYHPGHFLDGGIWVKKAPVMQDMVEGNPLAAFCEEVLPTPDEVVISKQYASSFFGTSLASLLRAQGIDTVVLAGCSTSGCIRATAVDAVQHGFRTIVVRECVGDRHSAPHEANLFDIDSKYGDVVSKQEAMNHFTKTV
- a CDS encoding MFS transporter; its protein translation is MPSANAGTTTATVIADPVQVLYRKITWKLIPFLCFCYLASYLDRINIGFAKLQMLGDLQFSETAFGLGAGLFFVGYIIFEVPSNLALEKVGAKIWIARIMITWGLLSACTMLVTTPTQFYVVRFLLGAAEAGFLPGVLYYLTTWFPTHRRGRIIALFMIGMPLSSVIGGPLSGWIMGAFDNTAGLKGWQWLFIIEAIPSVLLGILTFWALPNSHHTAKWLNNEEKALLENELRKDDVEGKNSKHSFRDGFFNLKVWMLGGIDFSILLSAYAMAFWMPTFIRNAGVADNFHIGVLTALPSAAALIGMLLIGASSDRHRERRWHIIVPFLIGAAAMAGTTFYSHNVFATVLLFAIASAAIIGAVPVFFSLPATFLKGRAAATGFALACSLANIAGLVSNSLMGIAIDVTGSGSGALWFFAGCLLLSSLLVIALPAKLVNR
- a CDS encoding DUF480 domain-containing protein — protein: MEVPASQLSENTQIESDSGPLLNSIEIRILGSLIEKQATNPETYPLTLNALVLACNQKTSREPVLNLTQGQVGQSLRALEGRGFTRLVMGSRADRWEHKVDKALELVPAQVVLLGLLFLRGPQTLNELLTRSSRMHDFEDTEQVQHQLERLIARDLALLVPRQSGQREDRYMHALGDPADIETIMASRQQPAERSSGSMVSLERFEALEARIAALEARLAELE
- a CDS encoding Dps family protein, which produces MTDLKSAKESRKADLRTPSALSEKACINIAAEVNALLADTFAIYMKTKNFHWHMSGPHFRDFHLLLDEQADQIYATTDAIAERVRKLGRTTIRSIGHIKKLQRLLDNDADFVTPEDMLAELREDNIQLAAYMRETHDMCSELGDVATTSLLENWIDEAERRVWFLFESSRTK
- a CDS encoding class I SAM-dependent methyltransferase; this encodes MTPEALTTLHLHLLTALDAAPEETRRLFHGRGRCWPGLEQLTVDWLQGVVLISLFKEPDAGHLNALKQLLMTLVQSPSWRASGAHTLVLQHRYTLQSDTEWLVGEAVDEWTLTEGGLRYRVDLGRKQNNGLFLDMRYGRDWVRANAEGKRVLNLFAYTCGFSVAAIEGGAQHVVNLDMSRAALSRGRDNHRLNGHDMSKVTFLGHDLFKSWGKVKSTGPYDLVIIDPPSFQKGSFLLTKDYQRVVRRLPELLSENGTVLACMNDPALGSDFLIDGVTLDAPSLRFVQRLDNPPEFPDADAECGLKALVFKQGV
- a CDS encoding alpha/beta fold hydrolase — translated: MSTFIHGANVQANGIRQHYLRYGGQDNGTKPVLLLIPGITSPAITWGFVAERLGEHFDTYVLDARGRGLSSSGTGLDYGTDACADDIAAFARAMGFTHYHLAGHSMGARFAVRSAARNPAGLLSLVLIDPPVSGPGRREYPSKLAWYVDSIRQAVTGMDAQAMRAFCPTWTLEQLQLRAEWLHTCHEPAIVRAFNDFHDVDFHQDLPKLAVPTLLMVAGRGGVILDEDEAEILDLNPAINIARVENAGHMIPWDDLEGFLATFGEFYDHPPTRTQRTV
- a CDS encoding Asp/Glu racemase, encoding MIKPYRIGQIVPSSNTTMETEIPAMLTARQLIRPERFTFHSSRMRMKQVRKEELAAMDGESDRCAIELSDARVDVLGYACLVAIMAMGLGYHRKSEQRLTLATAENDGNAPVITSAGALIDGLKVMGAKKIAIVAPYMKPLTELVVDYIRAEGFEVVDWRALEIPDNLEVARHDPANLPAIVSSMNLEGVDVIVLSACVQMQSLPVVAQVEAQTGKPVLTAAIATTYAMLKALNLEPIVPGAGALLSGAYK
- a CDS encoding AzlD domain-containing protein, which codes for MIWIIIAGMTLILFFNRYLFLEPRLPIRLNRGVREFLGFAVPGMLTAICGPIIFVKNHEVDLSLGNPYLLAGLCAIGLMLWSRNVLLSVALSVGLFYLFRWWL
- a CDS encoding AzlC family ABC transporter permease, yielding MSDSLARSAFVRGTMACLPLTLACAPWGLLAGSTAIDAQLTPAQSQGLSLFVFAGAAQLVAIGMIKGGASAISILVTTLLLTSQHLLYAMHLRPVVAPLEPRWRLGLGFLLTDEFFALVSPFDQKTFNRWYALGVGLCMYVGWNIFTLLGVVLGKSIPGLDQLGLEFSIAATFIALITPIVRNVPTIVCVAVSLLSVVLFSYWQWESAIVLAGLAGMVAGYLCKRLGGYWA
- a CDS encoding shikimate 5-dehydrogenase is translated as MQMNPNKDTQLCISLSGRPGNFGLRFHNHLYEQLGLNFYYKAFSSKDLKGAVTGIRALGIRGCGVSMPFKEACIELVDELDASARAIASINTIVNTDGHLKAYNTDYIAIAQLLDSHKVPTDTTFALRGSGGMAKAVASALRDGGYRKGVIVARNEATGGALAASCGYEWQPELAAHRPRMLINVTPVGMAGGAEADDLAFEADAIDQADIVFDVVAIPVETPLIVRGRAQGKQVITGLEVIAIQALEQFVLYTGVRPSAEQFQAAVAFARS